In Humulus lupulus chromosome 7, drHumLupu1.1, whole genome shotgun sequence, the following are encoded in one genomic region:
- the LOC133789951 gene encoding AT-hook motif nuclear-localized protein 28-like, which yields MADCNPTMTLAQARDLSHTSDDESSEHSPRSVRTLSGGAGGGSTTSSKPRRSSGAGDFSSTVEHSKKPRGRPPGSKNKPKPPIVITKDSDFAMKPVVLEIKAGCDVVDTIVQFARKRRVGITVLSGSGSISTVTLQHSISHAPAVFTLQGPFSLVSLSGTFLGTFSSPSTAMVSSSPSGSKPLSSSSPPPSSCSSFGICLAGGQGHVFGGIVGGKIVAASLVVVVAATFLNPTLYKIPTEQDREGDEEVKTSIAGAGVVAVNDGSVGSTAMSVSVYGVASPAPINCQLSPDVMPWGPNSRPPY from the coding sequence ATGGCCGACTGTAATCCAACAATGACTCTTGCCCAAGCGAGAGACCTATCTCATACCTCCGACGACGAATCCTCCGAACACAGTCCCCGAAGCGTCCGTACACTATCTGGCGGCGCAGGAGGAGGCTCTACCACTTCGTCTAAGCCCCGGAGGTCCTCAGGGGCTGGTGATTTCTCTTCAACCGTTGAGCATTCGAAGAAGCCCAGAGGAAGACCACCCGGCTCCAAGAATAAGCCTAAGCCCCCAATCGTTATCACCAAAGATAGCGACTTCGCAATGAAGCCCGTCGTCCTCGAGATTAAAGCTGGTTGCGATGTCGTCGACACAATTGTCCAGTTCGCCCGGAAGCGTCGAGTGGGTATCACCGTCCTGAGCGGATCTGGGTCTATTTCAACCGTCACTCTCCAGCACTCCATTTCTCACGCCCCCGCCGTATTTACACTCCAGGGTCCTTTTAGTCTGGTCTCGCTATCGGGCACATTCTTGGGCACCTTTTCTTCTCCCAGTACGGCGATGGTAAGTTCTTCGCCTTCGGGCTCGAAGCCCTTGTCGTCGTCGTCACCGCCGCCGTCTTCCTGCTCTTCTTTCGGAATCTGCCTTGCTGGAGGCCAAGGCCATGTGTTCGGAGGCATTGTCGGCGGGAAGATAGTGGCGGCGAGTCTGGTTGTTGTTGTGGCGGCGACGTTTCTTAACCCAACACTTTACAAGATTCCGACTGAACAAGACCGAGAAGGAGATGAGGAGGTCAAGACTTCCATAGCCGGCGCTGGAGTTGTTGCCGTTAATGACGGGTCTGTTGGTTCGACGGCGATGTCCGTGTCTGTTTATGGTGTGGCGAGCCCAGCTCCTATCAATTGCCAGCTTTCACCAGATGTCATGCCTTGGGGACCAAATTCTCGCCCTCCCTATTAA